AAACTGCCAACAAAACTTTATGAATAATTTAATGAAAATCAAAGCAGGATTACTATTTGTAATTCTGACAACAAATTTAGGAATTTATTCTCCTGTACAGGCTGATGCTAACCGGAAGATAGGCCAAAACCAACAGTACATCAAGAAACCAACAACTTCTCAAGAACTCTGGCAAAGATTTAGACAACGACAAGATGAAATTAGACTACAACAACAACATCGAATCGAACAATTTCGTATCGAAAATCAACTCAGACAACAACAATTTGAGCCATTAGTAATAGATGGACTCAGGCAACAACAAAGACAAGAATTAGAAACATTTAGATTACAACAAAAACTGAGAAACCCATACTAAGATACTGAAGCTGCAAAACAAATTAGCAAGAGAAGTTAAGGAAGTAGGAGGTAATCCCCATAAATAAATTTAGCGAAAAGTTTGCGTGTTCGGGTAACAGGAGCGCAAAACTTTTCAAGACAGAGGGAAGAATTATTTTCTAAAACCTTCTGCCTCCTGCCTCTTGCCCTCTGCCTTTCTTTGGTAACGCAAGTATATCTATAAGTTTGTGCTTAGTAGATATTTCTATTAGCAAAATGACCCTGATTATAATTTCAAAAATGCCTTGTTTGCAGCTTGAAGTTTTAATGTTGAGAATTAGCTACAGCTAATGACTACCACTACTGACAGGTTTTACTTCAACAAATGCTTCTCGACCTGTAATTAATCTAGAGCGACGATTTCGAGTAATATAATTCCACGCCCACTGAAATACTACTAGTAATTTGGTGTCAAACTCGATTAAGAAGTAGATATGAACTAATAGCCAAAATACCCAAGCTAGGAAACCTTGGAGTTTGATAAAGCCTAAATCGACAACAGCCAAATTTTGCCCAATCATTGCCAAACTACCTACATCGTTGTAATGGAATTGTGGCAAAGTATGACCTTTAAGGCGTTTTTGAATAAGTTTAGCTACATATTCACCTTGTTGTTTGGCTACGGGTGCAACACCAGGTAAGGGTTTCATTGCTTGATGGGAAAAGTTGGCTAAATCTCCAACTACAAAAATGTTTTTATAGTCCCTAACAGTCAAGTTCGGTTCGACAATCACACGTCCGGCGTGGTCGCACTCTACATCTGTACGTTCTGCTAAGATTTGCCCCATTGCGGAAGCTTTGACACCTGCGGCCCACAATATGGTTTTTGTGGTAATTTCTTTAACTTCGCCGCCTTGCTTGAAAGTAACGGTGTCATTTTCAATGTTTGTCACCCTGGTGTTGGTGTGGATAACTGCACCCAACTTCCGCAAAGATTGTGCAGCTACTTCCGATAATTCAGGTGCAATGTGTGGGAGGATGCGATCGCCCCCTTGCAACAATAAAATTCTGGTTTCTGAGGTGTCGATGTTGCGAAAATCTTCTTTGAGGGTTTTGTATGCTAATTCAGCGATCGCACCGGCTAATTCTACACCTGTAGGGCCACCACCCACAAGCACAAAAGTCAACCAAGCACGGCGCTTTTCAGGATCAGTTTCTTTTTCTGCGGCTTCAAATGCACCAAATATCCGCCGGCGCATCTCAATCGCATCTTCCACAGTTTTTAAGCCAGGCGCAACATCTTTCCAGTCATCTTTCCCAAAATAGGAATGATTAGCACCTGTAGCAACCACTAATGTGTCATAGGGTATTACTCTCTCACCCATCATCACTTTTTGGGCTTTGGGATCAATATCGCTGACTTCTCCCAGCAACACTTGTGTATTTTTGCTTTTGCTGAATACGGCTCTTAATGGTGAGGAAATGTCTCCAGGTGATAAAGTACCTGTGGCAACTTGATATAAAAGTGGCTGAAATAAATGAAAGTTACGTTTATCAATCAAAGTAACATTGACGTTAGCTTTAGCCAGATGTTTTGCTGTATATAATCCACCAAAGCCACCACCTACAATGACTACCTGATGTGGTTTATTTTTATCACCTGAGACTTCCATAAAAATATTTCCTTGTGTTAAGAGCGTTGTAACTTTTCTTAACAAAGATGTAACAGCATTATCTTCAGGTTGCCGTTTACCTATCACAATTTAAAAAACACAAAAAGTAGTCAAAGTTATAAAATTAATCCCGACGCTGACAAATATTTCTGTTAGTAAGTATCGGCATTTCTACCTCCTGCTATCAGTAAACGTAAACGTTCAACATCCTTCATCGGCGGCGCACCGAACATCCGAGAATATTCGCGGCTGAAATGTGAGGGGCTTTCATAACCTACTTGATAAGCAGCATTAGCTGCATCTGATTTTTCCGCCAACATCAGACGACGTGCTTCCAATAGCCTTAATTGCTTTTGATATTGCAGCGGACTCATTGATGTTACTTTCTTAAAATGGTGATGAAAAGATGAAACCGACATACTCGCCTGTCGAGCTAAATCCTCAACTCGCATTGGCTTTGCATATTCAGTTTTGATGAGTTTTATCACCTC
This window of the Nostoc sp. HK-01 genome carries:
- a CDS encoding NADH dehydrogenase — protein: MIGKRQPEDNAVTSLLRKVTTLLTQGNIFMEVSGDKNKPHQVVIVGGGFGGLYTAKHLAKANVNVTLIDKRNFHLFQPLLYQVATGTLSPGDISSPLRAVFSKSKNTQVLLGEVSDIDPKAQKVMMGERVIPYDTLVVATGANHSYFGKDDWKDVAPGLKTVEDAIEMRRRIFGAFEAAEKETDPEKRRAWLTFVLVGGGPTGVELAGAIAELAYKTLKEDFRNIDTSETRILLLQGGDRILPHIAPELSEVAAQSLRKLGAVIHTNTRVTNIENDTVTFKQGGEVKEITTKTILWAAGVKASAMGQILAERTDVECDHAGRVIVEPNLTVRDYKNIFVVGDLANFSHQAMKPLPGVAPVAKQQGEYVAKLIQKRLKGHTLPQFHYNDVGSLAMIGQNLAVVDLGFIKLQGFLAWVFWLLVHIYFLIEFDTKLLVVFQWAWNYITRNRRSRLITGREAFVEVKPVSSGSH